From the genome of Bacteroidota bacterium:
ACTATTGACAAATTTCCGACAAGACAAACAATCGGTCTTTCCTATGTATTTGAAGAGTTCACCACTCTTCTCTCCGCCGAAATTGAGCGAAGCAATAAAGCGACAACGATAATACGTGCCGGCGGTGAGATCAGTCCCATCGACGCACTCACTCTTCGTGCCGGTATTGATGGATGGGATATTAAAAAACCTGATCAAGCGCATCCATCGTTTGGTTTGACAGTCCGGACGGATTATACTGATTGGAAACCCTCTGTGAATTATGCGTATATTCTTGAGCCATACGGTCTGTTTTCCATGCATGTGATTTCACTTTCTATACGATTATGAAGAAGCTGATAACGATATTTATTTTGTCCGCAATGACCTTAATAGTAACTCAAGCTCAGCAGATCAAAACGGGTTTACCATTTCTTAAATTAAGTGCGGATGCTCGTTCTTCTGCTATGGGTGAAGCGTTTACTTCTATCACCAACGACCACTCCTCGTATTATTACAATCCTGCTTCGATTCGTTTCTCAAATCTCAGGCAATTGATGATTAGCCATCGACAGGGATTTTCAGAAACGACTACGGATTATATCGGTGCGACAATTCCCGGAGAGACCTTTACGTTTGGACTTTCAGCGTATACGACTTCGGTAAATGATATTGAAGTCCGTCTTCGTCCCGGTGAAGCAGAAGGCACATTTGGTGCACGAAATGGTGCTATTGGGGTTGGAGCTGCGATTTCATTGTCAGATGAAATGACTGTGGGACTTACAGGAAAATTATTATATGAAAAAATCTATACAGACGAAGCAAGCGGATATGGAATCGATGCCGGTTTTTTTTACAAAGCATTTGATAATGTCAATATTGGCGTAAGTCTTCTGAATTTTGGTTCTATGTCGGTATTACGATCTGAACGTTCGGTCTTACCTACTACCATACGATTGGGTGCATCGTACAGCACTCTCTTCACTCCAGATTTTTCATTACTCTTTGCCGGTGATGCCGTAAAAACATTGGATGATGAAATAACTCACCTCCATTTCGGAACTGAAGCAGTGTATGATTCAATGTTTATGATTCGGGCCGGATATCAAACCGGTTATGAAGTTAAATCCTTTACCGGTGGTGTTGGCATAGCGTACGGCATTATTCGTTTTGATTATGCATTTGTTCCGATGAAAAATGCATTTTCACCTAACCATACATTTTCGCTGACTTTTCTACTGTAAACTGCTCCATCGTGAACAAACAAGCACACATATTGTTCACATCAACCTTTTCCACTTCTTTCATTCGTGAAGATCTATCCTTCTTGCGCAAGCATTATGAGATGACCGAGATACTGTCACCAGGATTCTTTACGATTCTAAAATTTCTTCGTAAACTACCAAAAACGGATATAACCTTTTCTTGGTTTGCTTCAGTCTACGCTTCAATTCTTGTCTTGCTCACAAAAGTTTTTCACAAGAAATCAATCATTGTACTGGGGGGCGTGGATGTAGCAAAATTACCGGAGTTACAATATGGTATATGGAACAGCCGATTTAAATCAATCATCGTTGGATACGGAATTAGAAATGCTGATATCATTCTGGCCGTTGATGAATCCTTAAAACGTGATGCAATTCGACTCGCACAATATAAAGGAACAAATATTCATGTAGTCCCGACAGGGTATAATTCTACACAATGGACTTCGGGAAAGAAAAAAGAAAAATATATTTTGACTGTCGCTCAATGTGTCAATCTTACGAGAATGCAGATCAAAGGAATACCATTTTTATTAAATGTTGCTGCGGCATGTCCGGAACAAACTTTTATCCTGATCGGTTTGAGTAAACATATTGCGCAACAATTGACAATCCCAACAAACCTGCATTACATTGAATCAATTCCCCAAAATGAGCTTTTGGACTATTATCAAAAAGCGCCGGTCTATTTTCAGCCGTCAATGCGGGAAGGGCTGCCAAATTCTTTATGCGAAGCGATGTTGTGTGAATGTTATCCCGTTGGGACAAATGTCGGAGGCATTCCGACGGCAATTGGTACCACCGGATCGATCATTGAATACGGGAATATTGCTGAAGCTGTCAGCGCTATTCATGATGGATTAAAGAATGTAAACAATTCTAAATCCAGAGAAAGAATTGCCACACTTTTTACTAAGACCCGAAGAGAAGAACAATTAATCTCTCATATTACATCACTGCTCAATGCGAAATAGTCCGGTCATATTGCAAGCAGGATTAACAGAGTACGAACCTGCGTGGGAATTTTTGTTTCGTCAGATCGGAATTCCGTGGAAAGTCATTTCTCAACACAATTATTCAGCAAACGATTTTTCAGTCATTATCGTCAATTCCGAACTTGGGACTGATTTACAAAGTAACATTCAAGATTTCGTTCATCGTGGCGGATCGGCACTATTTACAACGAAAGCAAAGAACGAAATACAAAGCAGAAGACCTACTCTATCGTACATAACCTCTATTCCTCCGACATCAAATCCTTATTATGAATATTTCGACATTCTTGATCTTTATTCTTCCGTTACGTACTTCGGCAATGGTGATTTCGTTGAGATTGAACAATCCGGAGGAGGATGGAAAGCATTTCTTGGAATTGATATTGAAATTGTTTTGAACAACGACTCAAAGCGAAAAAATTTTTTCCGACAAACTGGAAGAATGCCTAACGAAGTTGTTGCGAAACGAAATAAAAATGGAATTCGGCAGGTGATTTTTTCGTTACTTAAAACTCTCCATCGTTTTCAAGAAATTCCATTGGTGCATCAATGGTATTTCCCCGGTTCCGAACCAACCATTTTTACATTCAGGATTGATTCGGACAAGGGTTCTCAAGAACAAGTGGAGCAAATCTACCGAATAAGCAATGAAAACAATATCCCGACCACATGGTTTTTGGATGTAAAAAGTCACGAATCATGGCTCCCCTATTTTCATAAATTTACGCAGCAGGAAATCGGTCTTCACTGTTACGAACATGCCTTGTATCGAACATCAACACTTAATCAAGAGAATTTTCAAAAGGGGCTTTCTCTTCTTCAGAAACACAAAATTCGGCCAGTTGGAATCACGGCTCCCACTGGAGAGTGGAATGAGGCATACGCAGAAGCGATTGAAAAACTCGGTTTCCACTATTCTTCAGAATTCGCGTATGATTATGATAATCTTCCTTCATTTCCGTTCATTAATAATAAATTCTTTTCACTCTCTCAAATGCCGATTCATCCCATCTGCATTGGAACAATGCTTCGTGCACGGATGAGTGATGATGATATGGTTACATATTTTAAATCGATTATTGATTCCAACGTGATATTGAATGAACCAATTTGTTTCTATCACCATCCAACGCATCAACACAACGGAGTCTTTGAAGAAGTTTTTCGTTATATTAACGAGCGAAACATCGCAAAATTATCGTACGCACAATATGCGGCATGGTGGAAACTTCGGACATCGCAACTCGGTCTGTTTCGTTTTGTAAACGGAGTGATTGAACCTTTAAGCGAAAGTACTGATGTACACTTTCGCATCATACGATCAGATAAGAGCGAATCTATTATTACCTTAAACGAAAACATTCATTTGAACGATATACCGTTCAAACAAACTAGAAGAGAAATTGTGCCGAATGATCGTCTGATGCAATCACGCAAATTCGATCCAAAACACCTACTGCAAAATGCCCTTGATTGGTGGATAAAAACAACAGAATGAATATCACCTTCGCAACATATCAATCATTATCGCTTCTGCATGGCGGTCCGCGCGTTCAAATTCTCCAGACCAAACACGAATTAGAGAAATTAGGAGTAAAGGTCTCCCTTTTCCAACCGTGGGATCATTTTGATAAGAAATCGA
Proteins encoded in this window:
- a CDS encoding PorV/PorQ family protein; amino-acid sequence: MKKLITIFILSAMTLIVTQAQQIKTGLPFLKLSADARSSAMGEAFTSITNDHSSYYYNPASIRFSNLRQLMISHRQGFSETTTDYIGATIPGETFTFGLSAYTTSVNDIEVRLRPGEAEGTFGARNGAIGVGAAISLSDEMTVGLTGKLLYEKIYTDEASGYGIDAGFFYKAFDNVNIGVSLLNFGSMSVLRSERSVLPTTIRLGASYSTLFTPDFSLLFAGDAVKTLDDEITHLHFGTEAVYDSMFMIRAGYQTGYEVKSFTGGVGIAYGIIRFDYAFVPMKNAFSPNHTFSLTFLL
- a CDS encoding glycosyltransferase family 4 protein, translating into MTEILSPGFFTILKFLRKLPKTDITFSWFASVYASILVLLTKVFHKKSIIVLGGVDVAKLPELQYGIWNSRFKSIIVGYGIRNADIILAVDESLKRDAIRLAQYKGTNIHVVPTGYNSTQWTSGKKKEKYILTVAQCVNLTRMQIKGIPFLLNVAAACPEQTFILIGLSKHIAQQLTIPTNLHYIESIPQNELLDYYQKAPVYFQPSMREGLPNSLCEAMLCECYPVGTNVGGIPTAIGTTGSIIEYGNIAEAVSAIHDGLKNVNNSKSRERIATLFTKTRREEQLISHITSLLNAK
- a CDS encoding polysaccharide deacetylase family protein; the encoded protein is MRNSPVILQAGLTEYEPAWEFLFRQIGIPWKVISQHNYSANDFSVIIVNSELGTDLQSNIQDFVHRGGSALFTTKAKNEIQSRRPTLSYITSIPPTSNPYYEYFDILDLYSSVTYFGNGDFVEIEQSGGGWKAFLGIDIEIVLNNDSKRKNFFRQTGRMPNEVVAKRNKNGIRQVIFSLLKTLHRFQEIPLVHQWYFPGSEPTIFTFRIDSDKGSQEQVEQIYRISNENNIPTTWFLDVKSHESWLPYFHKFTQQEIGLHCYEHALYRTSTLNQENFQKGLSLLQKHKIRPVGITAPTGEWNEAYAEAIEKLGFHYSSEFAYDYDNLPSFPFINNKFFSLSQMPIHPICIGTMLRARMSDDDMVTYFKSIIDSNVILNEPICFYHHPTHQHNGVFEEVFRYINERNIAKLSYAQYAAWWKLRTSQLGLFRFVNGVIEPLSESTDVHFRIIRSDKSESIITLNENIHLNDIPFKQTRREIVPNDRLMQSRKFDPKHLLQNALDWWIKTTE